The genomic region TTCGGGTATTCGTACATTGAGCGGCATTTAAGGTACTGTGGCGTAGAGATCGTAGCCATAGCTGAAAAAGAGCCGGAAGACGCACAATCCGAATTGGTCAGGGACTTATTGGCAATAGTCACGTCTTTTTCGGCCCGGCTGTATGGCGCCAGGGGCGGGAAGAAGGTCAGGCAGGGTTTTCGGGAACTGATAGCGGAGGCATCTCAAAGTGAAAAAACGGAAGAACAACAAGAAGAAGCCGACTAAGACTGACAACGACATAAGCTGCACCGTCTGCGGCGAATTTTTTCCAGAGGTCTACCCTGCCTTCCGCTCTCAAAAGTGGAGCCGCGGGATGGAGGACCCATTAGACACCGAGATGCGGCTGTTCTGCTCCTGCACCCGCTGGGCCTTCAACCGGTTACAGGAAGATAATTCCCGCGAAGAGCTAAAGAAGCAGGGTCAAGGAACATTCGGCATAAACTCCCGCTATTGCGACGACGCCATACTGAAGGCCAAAGCCGTAATTGAATCGCAAAAAGAGCTGCTTGAATTGGAGATCGAAGAAACAGAAGCAAAGTTAGCCCGTGCCAAGAAAAAACTCAGTTGGGCAGAAAAAGACCTGGACAGGGCTGTTAAAGCAAACAATCCGGCTAAAATCGAGGACTTTAAGCACACCGTACACGGCCGCAAAGCCAGGGTAAAAAAGCTGGCTGACAAGCTGGACGAGCTAAAGGTCCACCGGGACAACGGCACCATACCAAAAGTAATTTTCGGAGGCCGTTCTCTGTGGAAGCGAGTGTGCAGAGGTAGGGTTTCGAGAGAAGAATGGCGGCAGGCCCGGCAGGACAGGCTGTACGCCCGCGGCGACGAGACCAAAGGCGGCAACCCGAATCTCAAAATAAGCTGGCATAATGGAGAGTTCACCCTGTCTGTGACCATCTCTCACCTGTCCGAGCAGAAAGGGACAGACAAGAAGGGTAGACCCATAATGACCAGGGCACCCCGGGTAACGGGCAAGCTCTGGCTGCCTGAGAAGCACCGGCAAAAAGTGCTGGAGTTGCTCTTATCAGGTGTGCCTTACACTGTGGAGCTAATCAAAGGTAGGGACAGCCGGGATAGGGTGCACATCACCTTTGCCGTTACAGCCCCCGTTTTAGTGACCAACCCCAACCAGGGTTACCTGGGTGCAGACACCAACCCCGACGGAGCAGCGCTGGCCAACGTCGGTTACACCGGACAGCCCGCGCCCTGGCCGGAAGGTTTCACCGTACCCTATCCGAAAGCACTGCACAAATTCGCCGGGGAATTTCAGATAACCATGCACCCGAACGGGTTTCTTTACATCAAGGTACCCGAATTGTCCTACAGCCGGGGCTTCCGGCGCACGTACTTAATTGGCGTGCTTGCCAAAGTAGTGGTGGACATAGCTAAAACTTTAGGCAAACCCATCGCTTTAGAGAGCCTGGACTTCGGCAAAGACCGTTTTGACACCAACCGGAAATTCAACCGCATGGCGGCCAATTTTCCGTTCAAGAAGATGGTCGAGGCCGTCATCCGTAAAGCCTTCAAAGAAGGCGTCGGTGTAAAGCAAGTCTGGCCGGCGCACACGTCCACCATCGGCTATTACAAATACATGGAGCGTTACGGCATAACTATCCACCACGCCGCGGCATTGGTCGTCGCCCGCCGGGCAATCGGTTTCAAAGAGTACATAACCAAAGAGTTAAAGCAGAAAGTTCAGGCCGTCAAAGAGAAACTGAGTCAAAAGGTAAATTCCTTGCCTGGGGAAGGAAGAGGGATGACCCGAAAGGTGAAGCAACTCTTCAAGCGGCTGGACGGGAAGATTTCTGTACACAACGGTTTGACCCGTTACAAACAGGAATCGTTTCACTCTGTCTGGCATGACTTGAAACACCTTGCTTTATCAAGTAGGTGACCCTGTTTAGCCGGAGTACGGGAACAACCGGTAGGCCGCATCTAACAGATCGCGGGAAGCAGAGCCGCAAGGCTTTTGCTGGACGGTCAACGCAAGACGGAACCCCCGTGGTTTTCCATATGGCCGCGTTTTGCGCCCGTAAAGCACTGTTTTTCCGTCCGGGTGAGACTCCCGGGGCCGAGGCCCCCTGTCACCCCAGGGAAAATTTTTCATGGAGGTGTAAAGCCTGGTCATGGGGGCCGGGTTTACAAAAATCTAACTTATGTTAGGTATTGTGAACTTTTTTGAACCAGGTGGATCAGATGGAAGAGCGTTTATATTGCACTTTGATGATGGACCTGATGCCTGGTGAATGCGAGGTCAGAGGTCTAATCGAAGCGGGTTATTTAACGGAAAAATTACAGCATACTCAAAAGGCTAAAGATTTTATCAACTCTTTCCTTGATTCCAAAAAAGAGGCAGTGCTGGAGGCCATTAAGGAAGTGGGCCCGGAAGCCCGGCGCAGCCTTATCTTAGAAAAGGCCGGCATCCGGCAGTTAGGCGTCTTTAAAGACGTGGCCGATCGACTGGTGACGGAAGGTAAATTGAAAAAGATTAACAAACGTTATTACCCGGTGGATTAAAAACCAAGGAGGCTGACCCAAAAGGTCACTTAATGTGATACATAGATATCCTTGTGCACTGAAAAATCCCTCCTTTTTCTTTATTCGTTTATTATGTCTGTTTCATGCCGTCAGATTCGTCAGAGTCGGGTAAAAACAGTGCTTTTTCAGAGTGTTACAGATTATACTCCCATAAAAATGCGCCTGTCACTCAGGCGCTGTAATTTTTCCGGAACGTTTTTGGGCAGGCGGCTAAACCTCCGATGTGATGACAGATATCATAAACGGAATACCCAGCCTTCCTTAAAGGCAGAATAACATTTCTTTCCAGATCGGGCAGATAAGATTTAACTGCTTTAAAATCCCCGTACAGTGTGTATGCCCCCAGGAAGGCCGGAACCAAGAAAGATTCTACCGCCCGAAAGGCCATCCTCTGGTTGCCGTTAAAGACTATTTCTCCTTCCCCTTCAATAACGGTATAAACAAAAAACCTTTCACCACCTGTATTTTCCTGCATACTACCCCGGACATCATACAGTTCTGCAGCAAAGCTCGAACAGGCTGCCAAATACCGGACCGTACACTTGTCTCCCTGTGCAATATGGAGTCCTTTAATTTTACCGGTTGGGCTTGCCTCTTCAAAATGCATGACTTCCAGGGCTCTCTCAATTTGCAGTGGTCTTTTGGTACCGTCTTCGCATACACGGTCATAATCATAAACACGGTATGTGATATTTGAGTTTTGCTGAATCTCCAGCACCATGAGGCCTTCCCCCAGCGCATGCACGGTACCTGCAGGGATGTAGACAACATCCCCGGCAGACATCTGAACAGAACGAAGACATTTTGCCAACTCTCCGTCAGTAATGGCTTTTTCAAAGGCATCTCGGGTTACCCCCGGAGCCAGACCATAAATAATACCGGCGCCCGGTTTTGCCCTTAACACATACCACATTTCATTCTTGCCGTATACTTCCCCTTCATGGGACCTGGCATAGTCATCATCCGGGTGCACCTGCACCGAAAGCCGGTCATTGGCATCAATGAGTTTAACCAGCAGGGGAAATTTAATAGCATACTTTTCTTCCAGGGCCGTTCCCAGCGCCCGTCTCTTGAACTTCTTAAGAAAATCAAGCAATGAAAGTCCTTTATAATCACCGTTGGCAATGGTGCTGAGTCCGCAAGGGTGGCAGGAAACCTCCCAACTTTCGGCAATTTTGCCATCGGGTAATTTTCTCCCCAAAAGTTCTAAATTTCTGCCTCCCCAGATATAATTTTTATAAACAGGTTCAAACTTCAAAGGATACAACATAGATACGCCTCCTTAAAAGTCCCTGTTTAAAACAAAAAAGAAACTAAATCAAAGGCGTGTTTCCTTGCCAATGATTTAGTTTCTTATATTGTCTATTTCCAAAATATCACAAGCCAATTGACTAAATCATTGGCTCGCAATATCCAGTTCTTTTCCAATGCTAACTACAGCCAGGATATCATCTTCTTCATTGAGAATCTTTATTTCATCATTAACCTTGAGGAGATCCCTCACTGTAATTTTATCCCCGAGTTCTTTGTTTTCTACATCCACAGTAATAAACTCAGGCAGCAAATTGACCTTGCCGGCCACCTCCACCTCCGGCAAGAACACCTGCAGCAGCAATTTCTTTTCTTCCAATCGGTTTTTGCCTTTAAACAAAACCGGTATTTTTACTCTGACAGTATCGTTGTCTGTCACTGTTTGCAAATCGATATGCAGAACCTTACCGGTGATAGAATCCCGCTGGACCTCCTTAACGATACACTGCTTAATGTGCTCTCCAATTTTTACTTGTACTTTGGCGCCTTCCCGGTGGTTCTTCAAGACCCGCAGTAATTTGTTCATTTCAAACTTTATACAAAGTCCCTCTGCCATTCCTTCTCCATAAATTACTCCCGGCGCAAAGCCTTTTCTCCGGGCCTTATTGGCTTTTTCCGTTCTTTCTATGGCTCTCAGAAGTAATTCACTCATATCATCTACTCCTTTGTTTCTTTTTGTCCGTGCATCTAAACAACAAGAGTAAATGATAACCGGTTTACGGTTAGGAATAAACGGTACAAAGGCATCAGGCAACTTTTAACGGAGATATGGATCGGGCAATTTCCTGTTTGATGGTTTCCAATTGGTCCTGGCTGCCTGCTTCACAACGGATGATAAGTTCCGGGCCGGTATTGGAAGCCCGGACAAGCCCCCACCCGTTGGCAAATTGCACCCTGACGCCGTCCACATCAATAAAGGGATAGCCCTTATCTTTGAAATATTTTTTGGCATGGCTGACATACTGATATTTCTTGTCTTCCTCGCAGGCAACCCGAATCTCGGGCGTACAGTAGGTTTTTGGTACATCCGACAGCAGTTCACTCAAAGGTTTATCGCTGTGGGAAAGGATTCTCAGTAGTCTTGCAGCGGCGTAAAGGGCATCGTCATAGCCGTAATATTCGTCTGCAAAAAACATATGCCCGGACATTTCACCTGTAAAAACCGCATTTATCTCCTTCATCTTGGCTTTAATCAATGAATGGCCTGTCTTATAAAAGAAGGGCTTGCCTCCCAGCCGTCGGATTTCATTAACAAGCAGGTCAGAACATTTAACCTCCACTATGGCATCGGCCCCGGGATATTTGGGCAGAATTTCCCTCCAGAAAAGGATCATCAACATATCTCCCCACAGGATGTTACCCTGCTCGTCAACCACGCCCAGCCGGTCGCCGTCCCCGTCGAAAC from Desulfotomaculum nigrificans DSM 574 harbors:
- a CDS encoding type I phosphomannose isomerase catalytic subunit, giving the protein MLYPLKFEPVYKNYIWGGRNLELLGRKLPDGKIAESWEVSCHPCGLSTIANGDYKGLSLLDFLKKFKRRALGTALEEKYAIKFPLLVKLIDANDRLSVQVHPDDDYARSHEGEVYGKNEMWYVLRAKPGAGIIYGLAPGVTRDAFEKAITDGELAKCLRSVQMSAGDVVYIPAGTVHALGEGLMVLEIQQNSNITYRVYDYDRVCEDGTKRPLQIERALEVMHFEEASPTGKIKGLHIAQGDKCTVRYLAACSSFAAELYDVRGSMQENTGGERFFVYTVIEGEGEIVFNGNQRMAFRAVESFLVPAFLGAYTLYGDFKAVKSYLPDLERNVILPLRKAGYSVYDICHHIGGLAACPKTFRKNYSA
- a CDS encoding 50S ribosomal protein L25, with the protein product MSELLLRAIERTEKANKARRKGFAPGVIYGEGMAEGLCIKFEMNKLLRVLKNHREGAKVQVKIGEHIKQCIVKEVQRDSITGKVLHIDLQTVTDNDTVRVKIPVLFKGKNRLEEKKLLLQVFLPEVEVAGKVNLLPEFITVDVENKELGDKITVRDLLKVNDEIKILNEEDDILAVVSIGKELDIASQ
- a CDS encoding IS200/IS605 family accessory protein TnpB-related protein produces the protein MKKRKNNKKKPTKTDNDISCTVCGEFFPEVYPAFRSQKWSRGMEDPLDTEMRLFCSCTRWAFNRLQEDNSREELKKQGQGTFGINSRYCDDAILKAKAVIESQKELLELEIEETEAKLARAKKKLSWAEKDLDRAVKANNPAKIEDFKHTVHGRKARVKKLADKLDELKVHRDNGTIPKVIFGGRSLWKRVCRGRVSREEWRQARQDRLYARGDETKGGNPNLKISWHNGEFTLSVTISHLSEQKGTDKKGRPIMTRAPRVTGKLWLPEKHRQKVLELLLSGVPYTVELIKGRDSRDRVHITFAVTAPVLVTNPNQGYLGADTNPDGAALANVGYTGQPAPWPEGFTVPYPKALHKFAGEFQITMHPNGFLYIKVPELSYSRGFRRTYLIGVLAKVVVDIAKTLGKPIALESLDFGKDRFDTNRKFNRMAANFPFKKMVEAVIRKAFKEGVGVKQVWPAHTSTIGYYKYMERYGITIHHAAALVVARRAIGFKEYITKELKQKVQAVKEKLSQKVNSLPGEGRGMTRKVKQLFKRLDGKISVHNGLTRYKQESFHSVWHDLKHLALSSR